AACACTGACCATTATCGTCTTTTGATGTTCAGAGAGACCCTTTAAGGATTTTCTACAAGAATTTATATAAGCATCCTGGAAATGTTGTCAGCGGGTGCATAGGCATCCGTTTGGGTCGGTAGTAATTCAGTTCCCTCTAAGTTCTTTTTGGGCCTCTTCACGTCCCCTTGCCCCCTAGTATAGAGTAAGTGGAGGTCTATCGtatccggaaaaaaaaaagtgccaaACTGTGCAATGGCAGCAATCTGGTATGGATATTTCCCCCTTAAAGCTTCTCTGCATCTttcaatatttctttttttgaatGCCTTTGTTAGTAGTTTGTTCGAAAAAGATTTTAGGCCTTCGTGTTCATTGCAACTACAACTCAAAGAATGGTAGCTGGAGAGCTGTCATGGCTAGAGATTCTACTCGTCTTAATACAGGACTTGAGGGATTGTCACGAATGTCTGTAAATGTTTTTTTGTAGCTTTTATTGTTTGTCTCCCTTGCTCTCTAAATTAAcaactaaaaggaaaaagaaatagcTAGTATATGTAAATTGTGATAAGAAAGAAGAGGGCGACACACTTTCAGAGTGCTGTTTCAAATCCGGGCAGGGTTAATCATTTATCTTCTAGCAAGATTTCAAGCCAAGCTTGCAGTGATGACAATTGCCTGATATTGGCCTGGCCTCGCATCTTCAGCCAAAACTAATCTGGGAATTGGGATGGTCTTAAAATGATTAAAGAACCATCTCTTGCTACCTAAGAAAGATAACTTAGTACGTAGCATGGTTGATGGAAGATTTCAGAGCTCTTTACAACAAACTCAAGTGATATCGTTCTGGATTGAAATTGGTTTGTCTAAGATTGATGGATGATACCTTCCACTCTCTGTTTGATTCTCCTTTTGTGTACACTCTGTTAATGCCAATTGTGAATAGACAACTTGATGCACTTGTACAATATGCAGAAGGATGATACCgcaattttaatttaaaaaggATAAAGTACCAAAAACACTCTTTGTGATTTGTTATATGTTCAATTTAACTCCTTTGGTTTATAAACCTATTCTACTATAGCTCTCTATGATttcaactaaattgaaaattaggATTCCTACCTTGCAGGGGTTATGTTCATGTCAGCACTTAattgaaatcaaaatttggaACCCATGACTTTGCAAGTGTGTGGATGGATTTGCATACTACGAAAGAGGGTTAAGCATAGAGTTCTGAAGATAGTGTGGAATTACAATTATGGCTAGGTTCTTGTTTAACTGTAATTTGTTCAATGCTGCAAACCACAACGGCCAGGAATTAGGATGGAAATCAGCTGTCAAAGTAGTCACTCAAAAAGGCATGCCATTCAGATTccatttgtttcttgattaggAAAACAATAAGCTACTTTCCTTTTTGTGCTCCTTTTTTTGTACCCTTTTCAGTTTCAAGTTAATCAGGCCAGGCAAGCATCTATACGTTCAAACTTCAGCTGCCCCCTTCCCTCAGACATCCACCCCTATATAGCCGCAACAAGgcaagcaagaaaagaaaagaaaaaggaaaacatgaaaaatgaaagaaaatgaaaaacaaatctAGTATTCTATAATCATTTTCAATGCAATTCTGTTTGAACACCGTCTTCTTTAGTTTTGTATGAAGTATAACTCTTTAGAATttcacagagagagagagagagagtagcaTCGAGACAAACATTCCTGTGAAGTTCTGCCACTACAAAGCTTGCATCTCTAAAGCAGTATGCTCAGTCCCATTTCTGGAGGATGCTACAGATTCCCTATTATCACTAACAGCAGCCATCTCTTGGATGGGAGGAGGATTAACAATGGTCATTGGCATGGCAGCATCATCAGAGAGGCGGCCTTTCATCTCCCTGTGCTCCTGGCACAGGGCACACCAATGCGTGCAGCAGTGTACTAGGCAGGGGTCACATGGCGAGTTCTACAGAAGTAGTGAATAGTATAAGATTTGTCGGCAAACATAAATAACATGCTGCACATTCTCTCTACTTCATCAGGCATGAGTCTAACATACAGCTTCAAGACATATTCTCTAAAATGTACCTTTTTTTGATCGCTCATCCAGTAAGAATCATGAGCAAATTTGAGGTGCTTGATAAGCATTGAATTGAAATATTTTAGAAACCAATTCACTGCTTAAAAGCTTCATTCTTTGCTCCCAAAAGCCAGTAAAAAATGTTCAAAGAATAAAGCACCCAGTGcataagagaaaaaaaggggggggggtggggggtggggggACATAGACTGAATGACACAAATACTCAATCTCATGTAAAAACAGTCATCATGCAGCCAACATGTGGCAGGGATTATTTTAGACCTCAAATCCAATTACAGCATCTCCATATGGTATAAGAAATAAAAAGGTGTGGCTGAACATGAATAATACTGAAGTCAGGAAATACAGGGAATTGGAGACGGATAACTCAATTAGGGAGAAAAACAAATGAGGAACTTGCAACCAAGAGCCACCAACAAATTGGATAGTGTAACGTACTAATAATTCAGAAAACCATGAAAGCAAGTTTCAGGATGTCTTTAGATGGAGGATTCTTTGTTTGACACGAATAACCCAGGTGATAGGTATAGAGGGTGTCATCTTTTCAGTTTTTAATTTAACAGTTGGAATGTTATGTATTCTTTCAGGAGGGTGTGtcttatcaaattaaatttgaattcaacAGCTTATGACAGAAGAAACCAAGTTCGAGATTCTTATCTTAGTTAGTGCTCACACAAAAGCAAAGAGAAGCATGGGTGTTTACCTTGAGATGATATTTCTTCTGTAGCGCCTGTCTAACAAGGCCAGTGTATATTCCACACATCCACCAACTAAATAACAAGCCTTCACAAAAAAGAAATGACGTCCTAGGATCAATGCCATAGAAGACTGCTGTTGCAGCCGCAAGTGCAATCCCACCCTCAACAAAAATAGCATGACAAACACAAGGTGTCGTCCAGGGAGTATCTTCTCTCAACTTCTCTATATTGCGCCCAAATAAGACACACGGGCAAAAAAGTCCTGTCCAGCCTGGAAAGTCACAGAAAAAGTAGTAAATTGTGGTTGGAAATGAAATGTACAATGAAGCAAACTCTCAACTGCTAAGACAAAACAATGCAAATATGACGTAAGATGCGGTTGGCACTCAATGAAGTACAACCCTTGAAATTCCAAGCTATTCTACAGTTATCTGATGCTTTAAGACACATCCAGCACTAAAACTAAGGAGATAGATGAAGTAGCAACATGCGTCAAACAGCGCAATACATCATTAGAAGAAAATGACCAGTGGAATTGGAGAAACAAGCGCATATGCAAGTCTAATTATAAGGACGAAAAAACAGAAGATCTTGTTcttaaagaataaaacaaaagacattgCTCTAAACCAAAAAACAATCATATAGCATCCGCAATAATTCAGCAAGCTTCCGAATTCAACAACTATTACCCAAAAGGCAGAGACAGGACTATAGTTGCGTGAATCCACAAAGAACATCTAAAATTTACTCAGGATGCAGAGACTACAACTTCATGTCATACCAAAGATGTACTCCTGTTTCAAATAAAATGTCTTGATATAATTGGACAGGCCTATCATGGAAGACTAGGAAATAAATAGTGAacttattccaaataatatttcgcttgcatcataaacacattttccaacccacctttttatattcccaaccacctttttatctcacatacatcacatcacaaaaaagtgctacagtaattattccaaataatatttcaaataataccctatccaaacactcccaaACGTTATTTGTTTAAAGACAAAGGGGGAAAATGAGAGCCAATTTCATTAGTTAATCAAAATTTCATTATCCAATGACGATATATGGGATTAATACCAGTTTCAACTGAAAGGTAAGTAGATATGACTTTTTGTGAATACAGTATCTCCAGGAACCAGAATTTTGTAGTTCAAAGTTtccactgaagataaaaaagagTACTTTAGggaccaaaaaaaattaagtaattAGACATTCAACTTGGGATTAAAGGATAACCGATTTCAAAACATGGGATATGTAGCAGCAAAATTTGGCTGCTGGATAGCGAGTTATGAAGCTCATGACAGCCACATATTagacaaaaatattttttccccAGGGTCCAGTAAAGGTGGTTCCCCAGGTAAACTTACAACTTTCTGTATCTTCAGCACAGCCAAAAATCCCTGTTGTCCATGGTTCATCTGCAGGAGGCTCAAAGCTTTCAGGTaaaggctgtccacattcattgCACTTGCGAACTTCCAACTGCCCATTTGAAGATAGAAATCCAAAACGTGTCATTATCAACCATGAAAATTATCAAACAAAAACAATGTTTCTGAATTTGTGCATAGCATGATGCAAATTGAGCACTTGAGAAGCAGAAGCAGAGGGGGTGGAGAACAGGAGAAGGGTAACACCAATACTTTTCCCaacttaaaaaattttttcttccctGCCCCGTTCTCTTTCCTATACCTGAATTAAAAATGTCCAATCCAAAAGGTACATTATGTAAAAAAGAAGGTCTACTAACTAATTCCTTCCATCAGATTCAGATCCTGCACAAATGGCACAAATGGTACATTTCCCACCATAAAACTGCTGTATCCACATTACATGATAACAGGATCAGACTATTACACGAAAATCTTACCAAGAAAACATATGATGTAGACACTTTCATCCCACCATATTCATAGGTAATATACCCTATACAAAACCATCATCTTTATCATCTTTTCTTTGTTATATCAAAACCCGTATCAACAACACTCAAGCCTTAATTCTCCAATGCGCATTACCTCAAAAACACGATTTGTAGAAAGAAATCAAATATTACTTCTATACATGTATAATACCTGAGGGACTTCAATGGGTTGATTTAGCTCGCCTGGCTTGATGTCATCTAATGGGGCTTGATCTTTTGTCAACTTCACATACCTTGACGGATTTCCCGTATCCGCCATCATCTGATCTCTAAACCaaattcatttaaaaaaaaaaaatcaattccaACCCTTATCAAAACGAaaccatccaaaaaaaaaaaaaatcaaacgcAACGAAATCGGGAGAAAATTGCATGCCTTACCAATCTAAATTCCAAGTCACCACTGATCAGAAATGGTGGAAATTGCTAGCTGATATTGAGTCAAAGACGCGTTTAGTAACTTCTGAGTCCTAGTTTAAAACAGTAAAAAATGGCAaaaatttttaatctttttttgctCAGAGAATTCAATAACGTGTACTAGTAAAATTTTCAATACTCCAGTGAACAGTCAACTCTGCTGGGGAATTTTATACTACTAGACAAGACGAGGCAAGTCCTCTGCCAGCAGTCATTCTTGAAGCCAATGAGGAACTGCCACGTAACCCAGAAAGAATGCAAATAACATTTTGTCGAGACCGCCATTGGCAAGCTCAAAGTAATCTAGGATAAGATACAGTGAAGAAGGACATCTTGGGAGgacaaagagggaaaaaaaaagttacaaaattATAGGTTTATTTATAGagaaaattcccaaaaaaaaaagaaataaatgagaATGCAGATCAGAGCTTAccgttttttttctctttgaagTTGTGGGTTGATTGAGGATTGACGAGAAGAGAGGAGGAGAAGAAAGATTTTGACAAACCGAATACCCCAAACCAGTTTCAGAAGCAAATGTAGAATTGTTGTCAAAACATTTGAAAACAATTTGTTGGCTGTTTATGAAAACAACCACCGTATTTCTTGTCAAAACATTTCTGGTACTGTCAAATTACGTTGGTGCCCCTAAACcctgtatatatattttttgttgcaataataataatatatttatagtCTAATCCACCATATTCTATCCGACTAAACCAAAGGACTGTTTTGACACctccattaattttttttttttttttattgtagataagttttgaaccctTGTTCGAACCTTTGACCTACAAGTTAAAAAAGAACTTAATCCTATTCCTTCGGGGACTTAATCCTCCCTAAACCCTAAATTGTTAGCAAGATTTCTGATTTTGCTGGTGGACTGGATGGGTTTTAGCTTAAAA
This portion of the Coffea arabica cultivar ET-39 chromosome 2e, Coffea Arabica ET-39 HiFi, whole genome shotgun sequence genome encodes:
- the LOC113732262 gene encoding cell number regulator 6; this translates as MMADTGNPSRYVKLTKDQAPLDDIKPGELNQPIEVPQLEVRKCNECGQPLPESFEPPADEPWTTGIFGCAEDTESCWTGLFCPCVLFGRNIEKLREDTPWTTPCVCHAIFVEGGIALAAATAVFYGIDPRTSFLFCEGLLFSWWMCGIYTGLVRQALQKKYHLKNSPCDPCLVHCCTHWCALCQEHREMKGRLSDDAAMPMTIVNPPPIQEMAAVSDNRESVASSRNGTEHTALEMQAL